The genomic window agctgttcggagcgccagagtcacatgatttcagcattttggtagtttgacacgtgatccgaatcatgattcaatacgctgattcattatgctcagaatcttcctgaagcattgttttgaaatcggccatcactatataagtcgttattttgtttttttggcgcaccaaaaatattctcgttgttttataatattaatactgaaccactgtactcacatgaactgatttaaatatgtttttagtacattaatggatattgagagaggaaatgtcattgttggctatgcaggcctcactgatccatcggatttcatcaaaaatatcttaatttgtgtcccgaagatgaacgaaggtcttacgggtgtggaacggcatgagggtgagcaattaatgacattatttcattttttggtgaactaaccctttaatgttttgaGTGCACCACATTAaagtctttttattattattattttaggcCATACACACTGTGATGATGGATTCTCCTCCTACAAGAGAGCATAAAAGGTAAATATCATTTATATTTACACTGATTGagaatctcaaaaaaaaaaaaaaaaaaaaaaaaagggaaacatGTTTTGTATGaagaaaatgtaatttcttttataaccattaaaggattagttcactttcaaattaaaatttcctgataatttactcacccccatgtcatccaagatgttcatgtctttctttcttcagtcgaaaagaaattaaggtttttgaggaaaacattccaggatttttctccatatagtggacttcaatggagcccaaacggttaaaggtcaaaattacagtttcagtgcagcttcaaagagctttaaacaataccagattgtcttgcacgtgcttccgccttctttattcttcaaaaagcttacgccatatgtcctacgccttccctattacGGAAAAAACTTAACTGTCACCGTGTTtgttctgtaagttgaatagggaaggtgtaggacatacagcgtaagctttttgaagaatacggaaagcgttTGGAGTCCACTGacgtccactataaggagaaaaatcctggaatgttttcatcaaaaactttaatttcttttcgactgaagaaagaaagacatgaacatcttggatgacatggggatgagtaaattatcaggaaaatattttttgaaagtgaactaatcctttaagtcttggaaaaaagtaattactattttcattatttttacatCCCCACCCCTGAAAATTTCTCATTATCATAATCAAAGAAGACTAAAGACTTTACTTTTGAGATTATTATAAAATTTgggtttaatatttttttggaacctgtgattCTTTTTgaaggattcattgatgaataaaaagttaaaaagaacagcatttattcaaaataaaatcttttcTCAACACTATaagtctttactatcactttttatcaatttaacacatctgtgctgaataaaagtattaatttcttccaaaaaaaaagaaagaaaaaaaatgatggaccccaaacttttgaacggtagtgtatattgttacaaaatatttttattttaaataaatgctgatattttttagCATGTTATTCATCAAATTATTTTGGAAaaaggttataaaataatatttgttttcaaaattgattataaatcatcatattaaaatgatttctgattgatcatgtgacactgaagactggagtaatgatgcaggaaatttagctttgcatcaatgaaataaattataataatatttcacaatattaccattttttctgtatatttgatcaaataaatgcagccttgatgagcagaagagatttcttttaaaaaacattaacactATTGTTGACCATATGCAGGTATGAAGCATGTCTGAAATCCGTAATGACACACTTTTAAGTGctgctcctcttcctctctctgtgtCTGGATCAGTCCAGAGCTCAGGCCGCAGCTCGAATCTCCGCTGCCCTCCATCTCTGAGCGTCTGGCGTACCTGCGGCCGTCCCGCGAGCTGCTGGAGTTCTACAGGCAGAAGGTGGCGCAGTTTGACGGAGAACACGATGACCTGCTGCAGATGCTGGAGAAGTACCGGAGCACCGCAGAGGAGCAGGTCAGCGCTCTTCACCTTGATCATGTTCCTACTCTCTCTGTTGGTGCTTGTCCATGTAACGTGTGTGTTGTTGTGCAGCATAAGTTGCAGTGGGAGGTCCGTCAGCGCGAGGAGGAGATCGCGGAGCTCCAGAACGCTCTCAGTGATATGCAGGTGTATCTGTTCCAGGAGAGAGAGCAGGCGCTGCGACTGTACGCCGAGAACGACCGCCTCAAAATCAGGTCAGCTGTCTGACATCATTATAGCACAAACATGATCACTGAGAGGAGCACAAGCTGAAGGCTTCGTTTACTGTCACAGAGAGCTGGAGGACCGGAAGAAGATCCAGCATCTTTTAGCGCTGGTGGGGCCAGATCCAGGCGAGATCACGTATTTCCATCGCGAGCCTCCGAATAAGGTTAAAAGAATACTAAACAACCTTACTTTGATGTTATATGGCCATCTGTGAAGTGTTCTGCTTTATTTCGGTCTGCAAAGTTTTCATGAATTCAGTTATATTTAGGTCACAATCCCTCAAAAGAAGATCCAGCTGAGATCACATGAGGAATCAAAGGTGGCAAAACCAAGACCTGTATATGCAAAAGGTTTGCTTTCTTTAAATGTTTAGTTGTAGAAGTTGCAGTGctaaaatattgattaaattAAACAGATTTATGGGTAAATTGATACCTTCATATTAttttagttcagccaaaaaggagacttctgtcattatttactcatgctgaagctgttccaaatctgtacgagtttcttttttctgctgaacacaaaagaagatattctgaagaatatCAGTGACCAAACAGATGatggaaaaaaaattctgtgaaagtcaatggggaccatcaactgtttggttaccaatatccttcaaaatatcttcttttgtgttcagcagaagaaaagaaattcatgcaggtttggaacaacatgaaggtgagtaaatgatgacagaagtctcatttttgggtgaactatccctttaaggactcATCTTGAGTATAACATGTGGCATTTTCAAATAACAGGAAGCAAGAAATCGTCCAAAGAAGAAGATGCCACAAGTTCAGAGCAGTACAAGAGAGACAACCAGACGTTACtgctgcaggtgtgtgtgtgtgtgtgtgtgtgtgtgtgaaatctaTTTCACGcatgggttagttcactcaaaaagggtagagaaagacatttttgaagtctttatttttgtttttcttcaaatctccccttgctcactctctctcctccctcaTCATGAGTAGAcagacacgccccctactgctgattggcccactctctcctcccccaccatgagtggacacaccccctactgctgattggctcactctctctcctcccccatcatggacacaccccctactgctgattggctcactctctctcctcccccatcatgagtggacacaccctctactgctgattggctcactctctatCCTCCCCAGTCATgtgtggacacaccccctactgctgattggctcattctctcctcccccatcatgagtggacacgccccctactgctgaatGGCTCACCCTCTCCTCCCctatcatgagtggacacgccccctactgctgattggctcactctctctcctcccccatcatgagtggacacgccccctactgctgattggctcacccTCTCCTCCCctatcatgagtggacacgccccctactgctgattggcgcactctctcctcccccaccatgggtggacacaccccctactgctgattggctcactctctctcctcccccatcatggacacaccccctactgctgattggctcactctctctcctcccccataatgagtggacacactccctactgctgattggctccctctctctcctcccccatcatgagtggacacaccctctactgctgattggctttTTCTCTCTCCTTCCCCATcatggacacaccccctactgctgattggctcactctctatCCTCCCCAGTCATgtgtggacacaccccctactgctgattggctcactctctatCCTCCCCAGTCATgtgtggacacaccccctactgctgattggctcattcTCTCCTCCCCTATCATGAGTGGAcatgccccctactgctgattggctcattcTCTCCTCCCCTATCATGAGTGGAcatgccccctactgctgattggctcattcTCTCCTCCCCTATCATGAGTGGACaagccccctactgctgattggctcactctatcCTCCCCTACAGCTGATTGGCTCATTCTCTATCCTCCTtgactgctgattggctcactctctaaCCTCCCCCATCATGATTAGACAGACACGCCCCCTacagctgattggctcactctatcCTCCTCGACTGcggattggctcactctctaaCCTCCCCCATCATGATTAGAcagacacgccccctactgctgattggctcactctctcttctcccccatcatgagtagtcagacacgccccctactgctgattggctcactctctatCCTCCTcgactgctgattggctcactctctctcctcccccatcatgagtagaCAGACACGCCCCCTACTACTGATTGGCCACAAGTTTGTTGTGCTGCTCGGTTTGATCCACTTTCATCAGCGTttttcagaaattgcttacCGCACCTTTAAATTGAATCAGAATTGAATTAAACACATTTCAtatatagttaaaaaaatgctCAGTGTGTTGAATGGATGTTGTTCCTCCATGAGTCCAGGTGGAGGCGCTGCAGGCTCAGATGGAGGAGCAGACGCGGCTGGCTAAAGAGCAGGTGGAGGCGCTGCGGGAGGACAGACGCATTCACCTGGAGGAGAGACAGGTACAGCACCAGCGGGACCAGGAGAGAATCACAGCCCTCACCGACAAGTAAGTTCATCCCTCCTTCTGTTTCAACAAACGCAGTATCAAACCCGAGCCCGACTCTCTCATCTCGCACGCTCAGACTCCAGCGCACACAGAATCTGCTGCACGAGAGCACGAGGGATTTCCTGCAGCTGAAGTTCGAGAGTCGAGCTCACGAGAAGGGCTGGATGGTGGAGAAGGACCGTCTGCTGCGAGAGCTCGACTCCTGTCAGGAGCGGCTGCGTGAGGACCGCGGCTACCACGAGCAGCGTCCGTCAGCGGAGCCGCTGTTCAGCGCACAGCACAACCAGGAGAGCAGCCAGACACACCGGGACGAGATCAGGGTCAGAAATCTGATGGGTTTTTTTGAGTTTGATCATGTCTGAGATGCCTATTTCTCCTtagggatgtgctggaggagactttacagagtgctcacctcttgtactgacaatgcaagaggtgagcactctgtaaagtctcctccagcacatccctaAGACTTTCAATGGACTCAGAGGTGAGGATTCATGTGTgtaaatgattcttcatgctctccCAACCATTgtttcacaattttaaccctgatgaatcttgacattgtcatcctgtaatatggccatgatgtgtcttcctacatagttgtttaagaaatgaaaagctaaacacactccatctttaagggttaaCCCTTAACGGTCCCTCGATTGTTTCCGACGATTGACCCCAAACGTTTACAGAGCGATTGCATAaggaaatatatatttatttatatgataaactatatatatcatttttctTATTTACTTCTCATCTATGCATTTATGCTGTGTTTTTGTGgatattttgtatgtttttaccTATTTACTGTGCAAATACTTAACCATGTCATAAATTGGCTAatgaaaaatagattttttatgaaaaaaaaatcactttaatgATGAActtaattaaatctaaattgtATTTGGACATTGCTCTATGTGTTAGGGGTAGAATAATACCATCTACAGATTTCTGGAAAAACTGTAGGAATTAtagttaaagaaaaaaaagtgcaattaCCACATATATCCAATAGAGGTCAAtagagattgtgtgtgtgtgtgtgtgtatgagatagAAAGTTTGTTCCACTTTGTGTTTATGGTCCAGacctttattaaaaaaatgtcacatttcagatttaaaattcagatttttttttttttttgacaaatgaaatgaaaaaaaaagtacattttttaattttcccattcattttcaatgtggGATCAATTtgaccatgttttttttacgCACCTTTAGAACAACCAAATCAAGCCCAGATTTTTTGTGCATGTTTAGATTCTTAAGTTttagatttagttttagtttaagtttagttccctattattaaataataaggacagttatatatttaaagactcTTACCGTTTCTCCTTGATCTGTTAAAACACGTCTTTATCCAGCTCTCACAAGTgcgtt from Chanodichthys erythropterus isolate Z2021 chromosome 24, ASM2448905v1, whole genome shotgun sequence includes these protein-coding regions:
- the ccdc77 gene encoding coiled-coil domain-containing protein 77 isoform X2, with product MRAIHTVMMDSPPTREHKSPELRPQLESPLPSISERLAYLRPSRELLEFYRQKVAQFDGEHDDLLQMLEKYRSTAEEQHKLQWEVRQREEEIAELQNALSDMQVYLFQEREQALRLYAENDRLKIRELEDRKKIQHLLALVGPDPGEITYFHREPPNKVTIPQKKIQLRSHEESKVAKPRPVYAKGSKKSSKEEDATSSEQYKRDNQTLLLQVEALQAQMEEQTRLAKEQVEALREDRRIHLEERQVQHQRDQERITALTDKLQRTQNLLHESTRDFLQLKFESRAHEKGWMVEKDRLLRELDSCQERLREDRGYHEQRPSAEPLFSAQHNQESSQTHRDEIRALQEELKQAHKLADMYRDQCVNLETDLSQIREEGDVGREIFKERSDKMAKRLQLMTQRYEALEKRRAMEVEGFKTDIKLLRQKVKDVEKHLFKLTLNVGPNQDLAILHEVRRTNSRTVKVQDELKNLKAKIYKLENDLRFC
- the ccdc77 gene encoding coiled-coil domain-containing protein 77 isoform X3, which translates into the protein MMDSPPTREHKSPELRPQLESPLPSISERLAYLRPSRELLEFYRQKVAQFDGEHDDLLQMLEKYRSTAEEQHKLQWEVRQREEEIAELQNALSDMQVYLFQEREQALRLYAENDRLKIRELEDRKKIQHLLALVGPDPGEITYFHREPPNKVTIPQKKIQLRSHEESKVAKPRPVYAKGSKKSSKEEDATSSEQYKRDNQTLLLQVEALQAQMEEQTRLAKEQVEALREDRRIHLEERQVQHQRDQERITALTDKLQRTQNLLHESTRDFLQLKFESRAHEKGWMVEKDRLLRELDSCQERLREDRGYHEQRPSAEPLFSAQHNQESSQTHRDEIRQALQEELKQAHKLADMYRDQCVNLETDLSQIREEGDVGREIFKERSDKMAKRLQLMTQRYEALEKRRAMEVEGFKTDIKLLRQKVKDVEKHLFKLTLNVGPNQDLAILHEVRRTNSRTVKVQDELKNLKAKIYKLENDLRFC
- the ccdc77 gene encoding coiled-coil domain-containing protein 77 isoform X1, whose translation is MRAIHTVMMDSPPTREHKSPELRPQLESPLPSISERLAYLRPSRELLEFYRQKVAQFDGEHDDLLQMLEKYRSTAEEQHKLQWEVRQREEEIAELQNALSDMQVYLFQEREQALRLYAENDRLKIRELEDRKKIQHLLALVGPDPGEITYFHREPPNKVTIPQKKIQLRSHEESKVAKPRPVYAKGSKKSSKEEDATSSEQYKRDNQTLLLQVEALQAQMEEQTRLAKEQVEALREDRRIHLEERQVQHQRDQERITALTDKLQRTQNLLHESTRDFLQLKFESRAHEKGWMVEKDRLLRELDSCQERLREDRGYHEQRPSAEPLFSAQHNQESSQTHRDEIRQALQEELKQAHKLADMYRDQCVNLETDLSQIREEGDVGREIFKERSDKMAKRLQLMTQRYEALEKRRAMEVEGFKTDIKLLRQKVKDVEKHLFKLTLNVGPNQDLAILHEVRRTNSRTVKVQDELKNLKAKIYKLENDLRFC
- the ccdc77 gene encoding coiled-coil domain-containing protein 77 isoform X4 produces the protein MLEKYRSTAEEQHKLQWEVRQREEEIAELQNALSDMQVYLFQEREQALRLYAENDRLKIRELEDRKKIQHLLALVGPDPGEITYFHREPPNKVTIPQKKIQLRSHEESKVAKPRPVYAKGSKKSSKEEDATSSEQYKRDNQTLLLQVEALQAQMEEQTRLAKEQVEALREDRRIHLEERQVQHQRDQERITALTDKLQRTQNLLHESTRDFLQLKFESRAHEKGWMVEKDRLLRELDSCQERLREDRGYHEQRPSAEPLFSAQHNQESSQTHRDEIRQALQEELKQAHKLADMYRDQCVNLETDLSQIREEGDVGREIFKERSDKMAKRLQLMTQRYEALEKRRAMEVEGFKTDIKLLRQKVKDVEKHLFKLTLNVGPNQDLAILHEVRRTNSRTVKVQDELKNLKAKIYKLENDLRFC